A genome region from Triticum aestivum cultivar Chinese Spring chromosome 2B, IWGSC CS RefSeq v2.1, whole genome shotgun sequence includes the following:
- the LOC123039201 gene encoding WAS/WASL-interacting protein family member 2, with protein sequence MTGRVGEEAMVNLAKQGRSGRRGTTTAGQILAEKRSGTVSSGIHVVLLTVRRNNGARVAGQRIWRRERKWQGTAWPGGATAQAGKGSCNLSYPTNGSTPLPQNLNYPTRDDKKRIRIPRPRLDKLHQCAGLPLHQRATGASPPPPRRRCLPLPQNAAAASLSTRHRRVPTFSLSSSRRPTLSLGSGRSPPPSPLALAAAPTLSLCSGRRPRLLPWLQPPPPTLSLGSGRRPHPLPWLRPPPRTPTVDRADAVALHQIASPRTTCRHHVLPALPLSLLAPPPAEHLVTSIAVQHFLQFLRWGLRLSTPTADPAHSNPSTTLPPPAGEPPLMQHPGRSLSPPRAVQQDIKHMFSESSSEAGALSSTLLFIV encoded by the exons ATGACGGGGCGGGTCGGCGAGGAGGCGATGGTGAACTTGGCGAAGCAGGGGAGGTCCGGGCGCCGGGGAACCACAACGGCGGGGCAGATCTTGGCAGAAAAGAGGTCAGGGACGGTGAGCTCGGGCATCCATGTTGTCCTCCTGACAGTGCGCAGGAACAACGGGGCAAGGGTCGCCGGGCAGCGGATCTGGCGGAGAGAAAGGAAATGGCAGGGCACGGCCTGGCCGGGCGGCGCGACGGCTCAGGCAGGGAAGGGCAGCTG CAACCTCAGCTACCCAACCAACGGGTCAACGCCTCTTCCTCAAAACCTAAACTACCCGACCCGAGACGACAAAAAAAGAATCAGGATCCCCCGTCCCCGCCTTGATAAGCTCCACCAGTgcgccggcctccccctccaccaacgCGCCACCGGGGCCTCCCCTCCCCCaccgcgccgccgctgcctccccctcccccagaaCGCCGCCGCGGCCTCCCTCTCCACCAGGCACCGCCGTGTCCCCACCTTCTCCCTCAGCTccagccgccgccccaccctctcCCTTGGCTCCGGCCGCAGCCCCCCACCTTCTCCCTTGGctctggccgccgcccccaccctctccctctgctccggccgccgcccccgccTTCTCCCTTGGCtccagccgccgccccccaccctctccctcggctccggccgccgcccccaccctctcccttggctccggccgccgccccgcactCCAACCGTGGATCGAGCCGACGCGGTTGCCCTGCACCAGATCGCGTCGCCCAGAACCACCTGTCGCCACCACGTCCTCCCCGCGCTGCCCCTATCTCTCCTTGCTCCGCCGCCAGCCGAGCACCTTGTCACCTCCATTGCTGTTCAGCACTTCCTCCAGTTCCTCCGATGGGGGCTGCGCTTATCCACTCCTACTGCTGACCCAGCTCACTCCAATCCCTCCACCACGCTACCTCCTCCCGCTGGCGAGCCTCCATTGATGCAGCACCCCGGCCGTTCACTATCGCCACCCCGGGCCGTTCAACAAGACATCAAGCACATGTTTTCAGAATCCAGCAGTGAAG CTGGTGCTCTGTCTTCCACTCTTCTGTTCATCGTCTAG